The following are from one region of the Sciurus carolinensis chromosome 5, mSciCar1.2, whole genome shotgun sequence genome:
- the LOC124985355 gene encoding alpha-endosulfine-like, which yields MSQKLEEENPAEETGEEKQDTQEKEGSLPERAEEAKLKAKYPNLGQKPGGSDFLMKRLQKGQKYFDSGDYNMAKVKMKNKQLPSAGPDKNLVTGDHIPTPQDLPQRKFSLVTSKLAG from the coding sequence ATGTCCCAGAAACTAGAAGAAGAGAACCCTGCGGAGGAAACCGGCGAGGAGAAGCAGGACACACAAGAGAAAGAAGGTAGTCTCCCTGAGAGAGCTGAGGAGGCAAAGCTAAAGGCCAAATATCCAAACCTAGGACAAAAGCCTGGAGGCTCTGACTTCCTCATGAAGAGACTCCAGAAAGGGCAAAAGTACTTTGACTCAGGAGACTACAACATGGCCAAAGTCAAGATGAAGAATAAGCAGTTGCCAAGTGCAGGACCAGACAAGAACCTGGTGACTGGTGACCACATCCCTACCCCACAGGATCTGCCCCAGAGAAAGTTCTCACTCGTCACCAGCAAGCTTGCAGGGTAA